From a single Solanum dulcamara chromosome 4, daSolDulc1.2, whole genome shotgun sequence genomic region:
- the LOC129887911 gene encoding 65-kDa microtubule-associated protein 6-like isoform X2: protein MLSELERECLEVYQRKVEEAANTKACLHQSVATKEAEVATLMAVLGELNINSLIQPEKKSASLKEQLALVTPLIDDLRVMKDERVKQFADVKTQIDKITSEISGYSSIINAVSSLNREDHDLSLRNLSEYKSHLRTLQKEKSERIQKVVDCVNEVHTLCSVLGMDFGRTVSDVHPSLHATSLGQSTNISVSALESLEQAIFKLKTERKVRYQKLKDVAGSLFELWTLMDTTRVEKSKLSRITSVLRLSEAEVTEPGALSLEVIQQISTEVERLTKLKASRMKELVIKRRAELEDICYKNHIDPDPSTSTDKSSAMIDSGLVDPCELLANIEAQINKAKDEALSRKDIMDRIDWWLFACEEENWLEDYNQDYRRYSGGRGAHIHLKRAEQARIKVTKIPVMVNTLINKTLAWEDEKQKLFLYDGVRLVSILEDYKVVRQQKEESKKRARDQKKLQDMLLAEKESVYGSKPSPRRSSRFRKSNGYHGNGHGSVTPRNSMSCATPELLTPRSNSTRHNGYFKEMTRLSTVPLNFVAMAKEDTVSFSSISCSDAESPPQD from the exons ATGCTGTCGGAGCTGGAGAGAGAGTGTTTGGAAGTTTATCAAAGAAAAGTTGAAGAAGCTGCAAATACAAAAGCATGTCTTCATCAATCTGTTGCAACCAAAGAAGCCGAGGTTGCAACCTTAATGGCTGTTCTTGGTGAACTCAATATTAATTCACTG ATACAGCCAGAGAAGAAGTCAGCGTCATTGAAGGAGCAATTAGCATTAGTTACACCACTTATTGACGATTTAAGAGTTATGAAAGATGAAAGAGTTAAGCAGTTTGCAGATGTAAAGACACAAATCGACAAGATAACTAGTGAGATTTCTGGGTATTCTAGTATCATCAATGCTGTGAGTTCCTTAAATCGGGAAGATCACGACTTGTCACTGAGAAACCTCTCCGAATACAAATCTCATCTTCGTACTCTTCAAAAGGAGAAG TCTGAGCGGATCCAAAAAGTTGTGGATTGTGTCAATGAGGTGCACACTTTATGTAGTGTGCTGGGTATGGATTTTGGCAGAACTGTGAGTGATGTGCATCCAAGCTTGCATGCAACAAGCCTGGGACAATCCACTAACATCAGCGTCAGCGCATTGGAAAGTCTAGAACAGGCCATCTTTAAACTGAAGACGGAAAGAAAAGTTCGATATCAGAAG CTAAAAGATGTTGCTGGATCGTTGTTTGAGCTTTGGACCTTAATGGATACAACCAGAGTAGAAAAGAGCAAGTTATCCAGGATCACTTCCGTTCTTCGTCTTTCTGAGGCTGAGGTTACAGAACCAGGTGCTCTTTCTTTGGAGGTTATTCAACAG ATATCGACAGAAGTGGAGAGGCTGACCAAATTGAAAGCAAGCAGGATGAAGGAGTTGGTTATAAAAAGGAGAGCTGAGCTGGAGGACATATGCTACAAAAACCATATCGATCCTGATCCAAGTACTTCAACTGATAAATCTAGTGCAATGATAGACTCTG GTCTTGTGGACCCTTGTGAACTCCTGGCAAATATTGAAGCACAAATAAACAAAGCAAAGGATGAAGCTTTAAGTCGAAAAGATATAATGGATAGAATAGACTGGTGGCTTTTTGCTTGTGAGGAGGAAAACTGGCTTGAAGATTATAACCAG GATTATAGACGTTACAGTGGTGGAAGAGGTGCTCACATACACTTAAAGCGGGCTGAACAAGCTAGAATTAAAGTGACTAAAATTCCAG TCATGGTTAACACTCTGATAAACAAGACACTAGCTTGGGAAGATGAGAAACAGAAATTGTTTCTTTATGATGGG GTGAGATTGGTGTCAATATTGGAGGATTACAAAGTGGTCAGACAGCAGAAAGAAGAGTCAAAGAAACGAGCTCGG GATCAGAAGAAACTCCAAGATATGCTGCTGGCAGAGAAGGAATCTGTATATGGTTCCAAACCTAGCCCGAGAAGAAGCAGTAGATTTAGGAAGTCAAATGGTTACCATGGCAATGGACATGGATCTGTTACACCCAGGAACTCAATGTCTTGTGCAACTCCAGAGCTCTTAACACCCCGTTCCAACTCTACGCGGCACAATGGTTATTTTAAGGAAATGACAAGGCTCTCTACCGTCCCTCTCAACTTCGTGGCTATGGCTAAAGAAGATACTGTGTCATTCTCTTCTATTTCCTGTTCTGATGCAGAATCTCCACCTCAAGATTAA
- the LOC129887911 gene encoding 65-kDa microtubule-associated protein 6-like isoform X1 — protein sequence MMLAFASPSCCSVHTSSTCHTLLRELEQIWKDIGETEADKDRMLSELERECLEVYQRKVEEAANTKACLHQSVATKEAEVATLMAVLGELNINSLIQPEKKSASLKEQLALVTPLIDDLRVMKDERVKQFADVKTQIDKITSEISGYSSIINAVSSLNREDHDLSLRNLSEYKSHLRTLQKEKSERIQKVVDCVNEVHTLCSVLGMDFGRTVSDVHPSLHATSLGQSTNISVSALESLEQAIFKLKTERKVRYQKLKDVAGSLFELWTLMDTTRVEKSKLSRITSVLRLSEAEVTEPGALSLEVIQQISTEVERLTKLKASRMKELVIKRRAELEDICYKNHIDPDPSTSTDKSSAMIDSGLVDPCELLANIEAQINKAKDEALSRKDIMDRIDWWLFACEEENWLEDYNQDYRRYSGGRGAHIHLKRAEQARIKVTKIPVMVNTLINKTLAWEDEKQKLFLYDGVRLVSILEDYKVVRQQKEESKKRARDQKKLQDMLLAEKESVYGSKPSPRRSSRFRKSNGYHGNGHGSVTPRNSMSCATPELLTPRSNSTRHNGYFKEMTRLSTVPLNFVAMAKEDTVSFSSISCSDAESPPQD from the exons CAAATATGGAAGGACATTGGAGAGACTGAAGCTGATAAAGACCGTATGCTGTCGGAGCTGGAGAGAGAGTGTTTGGAAGTTTATCAAAGAAAAGTTGAAGAAGCTGCAAATACAAAAGCATGTCTTCATCAATCTGTTGCAACCAAAGAAGCCGAGGTTGCAACCTTAATGGCTGTTCTTGGTGAACTCAATATTAATTCACTG ATACAGCCAGAGAAGAAGTCAGCGTCATTGAAGGAGCAATTAGCATTAGTTACACCACTTATTGACGATTTAAGAGTTATGAAAGATGAAAGAGTTAAGCAGTTTGCAGATGTAAAGACACAAATCGACAAGATAACTAGTGAGATTTCTGGGTATTCTAGTATCATCAATGCTGTGAGTTCCTTAAATCGGGAAGATCACGACTTGTCACTGAGAAACCTCTCCGAATACAAATCTCATCTTCGTACTCTTCAAAAGGAGAAG TCTGAGCGGATCCAAAAAGTTGTGGATTGTGTCAATGAGGTGCACACTTTATGTAGTGTGCTGGGTATGGATTTTGGCAGAACTGTGAGTGATGTGCATCCAAGCTTGCATGCAACAAGCCTGGGACAATCCACTAACATCAGCGTCAGCGCATTGGAAAGTCTAGAACAGGCCATCTTTAAACTGAAGACGGAAAGAAAAGTTCGATATCAGAAG CTAAAAGATGTTGCTGGATCGTTGTTTGAGCTTTGGACCTTAATGGATACAACCAGAGTAGAAAAGAGCAAGTTATCCAGGATCACTTCCGTTCTTCGTCTTTCTGAGGCTGAGGTTACAGAACCAGGTGCTCTTTCTTTGGAGGTTATTCAACAG ATATCGACAGAAGTGGAGAGGCTGACCAAATTGAAAGCAAGCAGGATGAAGGAGTTGGTTATAAAAAGGAGAGCTGAGCTGGAGGACATATGCTACAAAAACCATATCGATCCTGATCCAAGTACTTCAACTGATAAATCTAGTGCAATGATAGACTCTG GTCTTGTGGACCCTTGTGAACTCCTGGCAAATATTGAAGCACAAATAAACAAAGCAAAGGATGAAGCTTTAAGTCGAAAAGATATAATGGATAGAATAGACTGGTGGCTTTTTGCTTGTGAGGAGGAAAACTGGCTTGAAGATTATAACCAG GATTATAGACGTTACAGTGGTGGAAGAGGTGCTCACATACACTTAAAGCGGGCTGAACAAGCTAGAATTAAAGTGACTAAAATTCCAG TCATGGTTAACACTCTGATAAACAAGACACTAGCTTGGGAAGATGAGAAACAGAAATTGTTTCTTTATGATGGG GTGAGATTGGTGTCAATATTGGAGGATTACAAAGTGGTCAGACAGCAGAAAGAAGAGTCAAAGAAACGAGCTCGG GATCAGAAGAAACTCCAAGATATGCTGCTGGCAGAGAAGGAATCTGTATATGGTTCCAAACCTAGCCCGAGAAGAAGCAGTAGATTTAGGAAGTCAAATGGTTACCATGGCAATGGACATGGATCTGTTACACCCAGGAACTCAATGTCTTGTGCAACTCCAGAGCTCTTAACACCCCGTTCCAACTCTACGCGGCACAATGGTTATTTTAAGGAAATGACAAGGCTCTCTACCGTCCCTCTCAACTTCGTGGCTATGGCTAAAGAAGATACTGTGTCATTCTCTTCTATTTCCTGTTCTGATGCAGAATCTCCACCTCAAGATTAA